One genomic segment of Panicum virgatum strain AP13 chromosome 2N, P.virgatum_v5, whole genome shotgun sequence includes these proteins:
- the LOC120658196 gene encoding bZIP transcription factor TRAB1-like has translation MAAAMDLEDDEDFWGNTASSPSASPPGSLAAAAVSPCGAFISTQLSLNSRLHLLSTAGGSSALGAGIYAADDGRHHMDLGGGFRNAAASPAPFFSAYNPAAGAGTARSVLEDEMCLGPDAAAATWAGAGVGGSDRRKKRMIKNRESAARSRARKQAYVRELEQEVKLLQQENESLRVKYEQLRVSVEVAVPVKKTLQRMPSAPF, from the exons atggcggcggccatggacttggaggacgacgaggacttCTGGGGGAACACCGCCAGCAGCCCCAGCGCGTCGCCGCCGGGgtcgctcgccgcggccgcggtctcCCCCTGCGGCGCCTTCATCTCCACGCAGCTCAGCCTCAACtcccgcctccacctcctctccaCAGCGGGCGGCTCCTCCGCCCTGGGCGCCGGCATCTACGCCGCGGACGACGGCCGCCACCACATGGacctcggcggcggcttccGCAATGCCGCCGCGTCCCCGGCGCCCTTCTTCTCTGCCTacaaccccgccgccggcgccggcaccgcgCGCAGCGTGCTCGAGGACGAGATGTGCCTCggccccgacgcggcggcggccacctggGCCGGCGCCGGGGTCGGGGGCtccgaccgccgcaagaagcgcATGATCAAGAACCGCGAGTCCGCGGCGCGCTCCCGCGCGCGCAAGCAGGCCTACGTCCGCGAGCTGGAGCAGGAGGTGAAGCTCCTGCAGCAGGAGAACGAGAGCCTCCGCGTCAAGTACGAGCAG CTGAGGGTGTCCGTGGAGGTGGCGGTGCCGGTGAAGAAGACTCTGCAGAGGATGCCGTCCGCGCCATTTTGA